The Granulicella arctica genome segment CTGGCTGAGCCACTCCAGGAACCTGTTTACCGTCCTGCATCACATGCGCCAGATCACCGCAGATGAATATCTCAGGATGCTCGGGCGGATTCAGGTATTCGTCCACCATAACGCATCCTCGCTTGTCCGTCTCGACGCCCAGCAGCTTGCCCAGCGGTGATGCCTGAACGCCCGCCGCCCACAGCGTCACCACGGCATCGATCCGCTCATCGCCTACCATGACATATCCGGGTTGCACGTCGGTGACATGGGCACCGGTCCTCAGTTTGACGCCTAGCGCTTCCAATTGTCCCCGCGCCTTCGCCTGTAGATCCGGCGGGTAGCTTCCGAGGATGTACGGCGATCCTTCTAGAATCATCACTTGAGCCGTAGAGGGATCGATGTGACGGAAGTCTCTCGCCATGTAAAGCTTCGCGATATCGCTAATAGCACCGGCAAGTTCTACCCCGGTCGGCCCGCCCCCAATAACGACAAAGTTCAGCGCGGGATGCGAGCCAGTCTCAAGCATCTGCCGCTCTGCCAGCTCAAAGGCCAATAGAACACGCCGCCGTATCTCGGTCGCATCCTCCACTGTTTTGAGTCCTGGAGCCAGCTTCGCCCACCCATCATTGCCGAAATAAGAGTGAGTTGACCCGGTCGCAATCACTAGGTAGTCATACTCCAACCGAGCGCCCGTCTTCAGCAGAACCAGCCTCTGTTTTAGGTCGAAACCGGTAGCTTCATCCATCAACACTTCAATGTTTTTCTGATGGCTGAGGATCGATCGAATTGGCTGAGCAATGTCAGCTGGAGAGAGTACCGCAAGCGCCACCTGGTACAGCAACGGCTGAAACGTATGGTGATTTCTACGATCGACCAGCGTCACATCCACTGGCAGCTTACGAAGCCCCATAGCGGCATGCAATCCGCCAAACCCACCACCAAGAATCACGACGCGCTTGCGCACCTTGCCACCCAATGCTGTTGCCACAACTGTCATACGTTGAATTCTCCAGCCGTCTCTACGATTAAGGTCCATGCTTCCTCTAGTGTGATGCCGAAGCAGGCCAGTCGCACCATCTTTTCCACTCACGGATGCTTTTGCAAGCTCAGCGATACAAAGCCTTGCGTGCCGGAGGTCACAACAATATCCGTCACCTCTGCACCGGAGATCTGGAGCGGTGTCAATGTCATCATACCGTTGCTGTCGGAGGTCCCCGCAGTAGTCAACGCCTCATAGGTTGGCGCGACAGGGCAGCGACCTTGGGCCGGACACGGTGCCGTCCACTGGCTCACCGTCTGATGAATCCGTAGCGCCGCTCCAGCCACAGGATCTCCCACTCCATTCGTGACTTTGATCGTCAATGGCAGCAGGCTCCCCGTAGCTGGAACAGATTGCCCCGCACCACCTTCGAGCACCACGACAAACTGCGAGGAGTCTACTCCCTGGGCTGCAAAACTCCCGCAGACACCCCCCCACGCGCACGCTGATCCAGCCACTTGCTCCCCAGAGGCCAGAGGGCCAGCCGACACCATCGTCTGCACTGATCCCTGGGAGTCGGTAAACACCTGCGTCGCTGAAAGCGTCATCGAACCAGGAACCGTCCACACCACCGCCTCTCCTGTTGCCGCAAGCCCCTGCTGAAAAAAACTCGCCGTCGTGCTCCAACTCACAATCGCACCCTCCGCCAGATACTCCAGCGGAGGGTCCATCGTGACGGCACGGACCAGAGGCACAGCCTGAAACGAGACCGACTGGGTCAACCCAAGTGCGGCAGCCTGCAACGTCACAGCTCCAACAGTCGACGGCGTGACCGGTGCCGATGCCTGCCCATTTGCATCCGTCACCACCGTACACACAACCGTCCCACAAGCCTCCCACACGACCGATCCCACCGTCGCTGAAAACACTACAGGCACACCCGTCAGTGGTTTTACTCCATCTACATCCAATACCTTGACAACAAATGGTTCTGTTGCGGGCAACGTGATGGGTAGACTGCCCGACGGTCCCGAGACCAGGAGCAACGTATAAACCGGAGCCGTATAGACATACTGGAACGCCCCGCTCATCACCGTCGTGCCCTGGGTTGACAGGTCGGTCACAACTACATCCACTGCCACCGTTGTCCCCACTGGCACGGCTTTCAGAAAAGGTACGGTCGCAACAATCGTCGTAGATGTCCAGCTCGTCACCTTCGCCGCTATCCCATCGATGGTGACTGTATTTCCCGAGCGAAATCCCACCCCTGTAATTGTCACCTGGGCCCCAGCTCCGCTGATAGCCGGAGCAACGCTGTCTGCATAGAGTATCCGTGCCTGATAGGAGAAATCGGGGCGCCCAACGCCTCGCTCATCCGAGATGGCAATGCGAAAGGTATCGGCTTGCGAGCTCTGCGCAGCCAGCGTCGTCATTCCCGTGGACACACTATTGAACGCCGTCACCACAGCTGCCACGCTGGGAGTGGATCCGGTTGCATCCGTCGCATGCCACACCCCCATCACTGGCCTCAGTTTATTAGCCGTTGCCGTGCCAGTCTCATCCAGCGCCGTCACCTCAATAGTGAGGCTGCGGTTCGCTTGTATGGGAAGAGAAGTCCAGGCTGAATGGGCAAAGGACCAGCGATTCGAGTTCGATCCGCAGATAAGATCGGTCCACCATCCTCCCTGCGGCACGGCAGCCGGCGAGGTCTGTGTTCCATCTCCTGGTGTCGAACAGGTCGTTGCGGTGTTCTGCGCTATCTCTTGAAAAAAGCGAGACCACCCCGGCGTGATGTCATTGAAACGCCAAGCCGTGCTGCTTCCAGAGGGAGTTACCGTGGACGCCGGATAGGGGCCAATCGAGTACTCCCCTGTATACAAAGGATTGATCGCCTCGGTATGCATCAGGATGTCCTGGCCTGTCTCCCCGCTAGGCAACGGTATCCAAGGGAAGATGAAGTAGCCTTCCGGGTCTTGAAGATAGCCGCGAGAAGTGACTGGAGTGAGAGCCCCCAGGCTTCCCGCCATGCTCGTAGGTTTGGGAGTAATCGGATTCCCAACAATCTGTTGAAAGTCAAAACCGCTGACCGCGGATACATCGTCCCACGTATCCGTCACTTGTTGCGGGAGAGCGTTACGGCGGAGAACAACATTCACGCCCGCCATGCCCTCTAAGGAAGGGAAGAGTATAACCCCGTCGAGAGTGCTCGACCGGGTTGTACTCAGCTGCTTTCCCGCGGCAACATTTCCTGCCGTAACCGGATACAACATCGTGATCGACGCCACATCATCGTCACGTAGCTTGAAGGGTTGCTGCAAGCACTGGTAGGTGTACAGGCCACAGATCACGTCGATCGGGTGCATGATCGGCCAGTTCAGGTTCTGCGCGAAGGTCGGCTGCGGAGTTCCTGTAAAAACGTTGTCGTTCAACTGCGACCACCCCAGGCCAAGGACACGCCCGAAAGCACGCTCCAACTGATACTGCATCTGGAGTTGCTGCTCGGGATCGGGCCCGGTGCACAGGCCATTCAAGATCAACACCGCATGCTGGATAAAGCCTGCCGGCGTAATCGAGTCCACGCTCTCGGTCACAGCGTTCTGGCGGCAACCATTTGGATTGCTCGCACCGCCTCCTAACAACAGATCAGTTACCGACCCATCACTGTCATAAATCACAGCAATCTGAACGGAAGCGTAGTTTGTACTCTGAACATCTGGTGGGAACACCAGTCCGTTCGAGCCGAGATAGACGTTCGCTCCACTCACATGCTCGGCGAGTTCCCCTCCCTGTTGCAGGACGATTCGCGCGCTTGGCACATTCCAGACCGAGGCAGCGGCTGCAACCATCGCATCAGCCGCCGCATGATTCACCGATGCGCTCAGATCACCAGAATCGGTGAAATAGGCTGGCTGATCGACATACCAGATAACCGGGGTTTGAACAGTAGTGAAGTACGGCGGCCCCGTTATCCAGCGCGGGCTCGATGCCTCTGCGCCGTCTGCACCCGCAAGGGCAAACGCCATCAACCCGAGCGCCGCAGCCAGACTTCGTCGTCCCCGTCTACCGCGCAGCATTGGCCTGCTCCGCCTCCCACGCCCCAAGCATCGCCAAAACGCCGCGCAAGGTTGCCCCCAACGCCAAGTCACCGGAGCTGGTCTGATTGACCGCGTCTTCCAATCCCGCAGAAGCCGGGACAAACCCGCTTCCGCTTGGAGCATTTGCCCCCAGGCGCTGATTATTCCTCGCATCCAGGATCGGGACCTTGCGCGTCACCATCGGCGTCCGTTCCCTACCGACGAAGACAGGATCAAGAGGAGCGATCGGCTTACCGTGAAACCTTTCCCTGTTGGAGGTCGTCCGCTCGAGCCGCGTCTGCACCCAGCGCAGGTCCACCGCCTGCTCTCCAGCGGTGACAAACTCGTCCTTCGGCCCCGGCGCGGCTCCGTCTCCTGTAATCGGAATCGCCCCAACCTGTCCACCCACAGGAGACGTCAAGCCAGAGGCACTCGGCGTATGGAGCAGCATCAACAGTCTCTGGCCCACACGGTAACGGTCTCTCCCCCCGGTCCACAGACCAGCCCACTCACGCAGAACGTATACCCCCTGGCTGGTGCATCCGCGAACCGCTTGCGCGATCTGAAAGTCGACCTCTACCCAGCCGGTCCCCTCCCCCAGGCTCTCTTGCCGATGGATCGCCAGAACCTGCCCGGCAAAGATGACGCCCGCTTGCTGCGACATCCGGTAGAGCTCATCCTCGAGCGTGAATTCTAATGGAACCCTCGCGGTCGAAGTTCTGAGCTGAGAGTTCTCCGGTTGCCCTGGCGCTCGCACAGCTAGACCAGATGCCGTCAGCACCATCGACAACGCCCAGAAGAATAGCTTCCTGAGAAACAAGCCCATATACGCCCTCCAGCCTCTCTTCCTTCTTCATCGGAAGAGGTGCCCAAAGGCATCAATGTCTCAATTCAACACAACCACTCAGTCAGATTTCGGGGTAGAAGTCGAAAAACGCGTCGATGCTCAACCGAAGCTGCTTCTCGATCTGCTCTCGCGAGCCTTCGAGCACATGCATTGTCACATGCGCCTCGTTACCGTTCTTTAACGCTACAGGAGCCTCACCGACGCTCACAACCTCATCCGCCGGAAGCAGCCGCATTCCATACACCAGTGTCAGATTCGCCATAGCTCCAATTCTTTCACCAATCTCCCCGGCGAATGGCCCATGAATCCTTTTCCTCTGCGCCGCATTTACACTAGTGGAGCCAATATGTCTGAAATCACGACTCGCGATACCGTTATCCTCGGCTCAGGTTGCTCCGGACTCACCGCCGCCATCTATGCTGGCCGTTCAAACCTCAAACCGCTCGTCCTCGAAGGCCACGAACCCGGCGGCCAACTGTCTATTACGACACTGGTGGAAAACTTTCCCGGCTGGCCCGAAGGCATTCAGGGACCCGAGCTCATCGAGAACATGAAGAAGCAGGCCACCCGCTTCGGGGCTGAGCTGCGCATGGCCCACCTGAATTCCATCGATCTCTCGAAGCACCCCTACGAGCTCACCGTCGGCAAAGAGGTCATCCACACCCGCACGCTCATCATCGCCTCCGGTGCGAGCGCCCGCTGGCTCAACCTGCCCTCCGAGCAGGCCCTCATTGGCTACGGCGTCAGTTCCTGCGCTACCTGCGATGGCTTTTTTGCCTCAGGCAAAGAGATAGCCGTCATAGGCGGTGGCGACAGCGCGATGGAAGAGGCCCTCTTTTTGACTCGCTTTGCCAGCAAAGTCACTCTCATCAATCGCACGGAACGCTTTCGTGCCTCGCAGATTATGCTCGAACGCGCCATGGCCCATCCCCAGATCAAGTTCATCTCGAACACCACCGTCGAAGAGGTTCTCGGCGTTGAAGAGAAGGATGTTAAGGGTCTCCGTCTCAAGAACCGTGTCTCCGGCGAGGAGTCTACCCTTCCCGTGAGCTTCATGTTCCTCGGCATCGGCCATATCCCCAACGCCCACGCCTTCAAGGGCATCCTCGACCTCGACGATGACGGCTATATCCTGACCAAAGACAATGTCTTCGTCACCCACGAAGGCAAGGTTATTCCCGGCGTCTATGCCTGCGGCGACATTCAGGACCGCCGCTACCGTCAGGCCATCACCGCGGCAGGCAGCGGGTGCATGGCTGCACTTGAAGTAGAGAAATACCTCGAAGAACATGGCCGCTAAACCCGGCAGGTGCTGGCAAAGGGCGCGACTTCGGTCGCGCCCTTTGCTGCTTTGCTGCTATTTCGCCATATTTTCGACGAATGGACCAATGAACGGCAGCTTGAATATCTTGCCCTGATAGGCATTGACGATGCAGAGGACCCAGGCGACGAAGAAGACCGGCATGAGCAACAGACCGATGATCCAGCCAAGGATCGGGATGATCCAAATCATCGAACCGACGAAGGCGCAGACGCTGAGGCCAAGGCATTGAAAGGCGTGGAAACGTATGAAAGCATTGCGGTTATACGGTTCCAGCACAAGGAAGACGATGGCCGGAATGATGGTAACGTAGGCCAGTGCACCCGCGACGTTGTCGGTCAAACCGGAGGCATGAGGGGTGACTGCCTGGGGGCCCTGGGAGAAATCTGACATGGGAGAACTCCTTCGAGAGTTTGAATTTGCGGTGGAACAGGGCCCGTGGACGCCACAATAGTCCCACAAAATAAGGGGAAATGCACAGAGGAAATCAAAACAGGATGAAATAGGGCTGTGGCGTCTGAGGTGAAAACTTGACAAAAGTCTGTCACGGAGAGGGCATGCAATTCGCAATTTCGGGTGTGTAACTACAAAAGCGGAGTTACGGTTTTGTAGTTACACTTTTGTAGTTACACTTTGGCGAGAAAGAAAAAGCCCCATCCTCTGTCGAGGATGGGGCTTTTGGTTTGGTCGTTCAGTTATTTAGGCTGGGCTACGGTACGGAGGTAGGGCTTGATGGTCTTGAAGCCCTCGGGATACTTCGCGTGGGCTGCTTCGTCGGAGACGGCTCCGCTGATGATGACGTCGTCGCCGTTCTTCCAGTTCACGGGTGTTGCTACCTGGTGCTTCGCGGTGAGCTGGAGAGAGTCGATGACGCGGAGGACCTCGTCAAAGTTGCGGCCGGTGGAGGCGGGGTAGTTGAGGCTAAGTTTGACCTTCTTGTCCGGTCCGATGACGAAGACGGAGCGCACGGTGAGGGTGTCGGAGGCGTTGGGGTGGATCATGCCGTAGAGATTGGCGATAGTGCGGTCGGTGTCAGCGATGAGGGGGAAGTTCAGCGCGGTTCCCTGCGTCTCTTCGATGTCCTTGCCCCAGGGCTCGTGCGACTCGAGCTGATCGACGCTGAGGCCGATGACTTTGACGCCACGGGCGTCGAAGTCAGGCTTGAGGCGGGCGGTGTAGCCGAGCTCGGTGGTGCAGACGGGGGTGAAGTTTTTGGGGTGCGAGAAGAGGACCGCCCAGTGGCCGTCGATGTAGTCGTAGAAATTGAGAGTGCCTTCGGTGGTCTGCGCGGTGAAATCAGGCGCGGTGTCGCCAATCAGGATAGACATGGTAAAAAATCCTTTCCCTTGTGGGAGGTGTTGATGCGTGGAGTTCGTAACGGATGGAGCATCTGCGAGACAGCGCCCTCAGCTCAACATCGTTCGGAATTGGCGGGGGTCGTCGGACAACATCGCAGGCTGTACATGAACTCTCCGAAATATCTTCTAAGGATAAGATGCCACTAGGATGACCATTGAAGCAAACTTGAACCAATTGCGTGACCAGATTGCGCTTGCCTGCCGGCGCGCCAACCGTTCCGAAACCGAAGTGGCGCTGATGGCGGTGAGCAAGGTGCATCCAGTGGAGGCGCTGCTGGAGGCCTATGCGGCCGGACAGCGGCTGTTCGGCGAAAACCGTGTGCAAGAGTTCCAGGAGAAATCGGCGTCGCTGGGAGGGCAGAGCGACCTGGAGATGCACCTGATCGGGCCGTTGCAGTCGAACAAGACGGCGAAGGCGGCGGAGCTGTTTGCCGCGGTGGATACGGTGGATTCGCTGAAGATTGCGCAGCGGCTGGATGCGGCGGCGAAGGCTCTAGGAAAGAAGCTGCCGGTGCTGATCGAGGTGAAGCTGAGCCATGAGGAGTCGAAGCATGGGATTGCTCCGGAGGAGCTGACGAGGCTGCTGGCGGCGATGCAGGGGCTGGAACACGTCGTTCCGCATGGATTGATGACGGTGCCGCCTTGGTCGGAGGATGCGGAGGTGGCGCGGCCTTATTTTCAACGACTGCGAGAGCTGCGGGACGAGGCGCAGCGGACGTGTTCGACGGTGGTGGAGCTGTCGATGGGGATGTCGAATGACTTTGCCGTCGCGATCGAAGAGGGTAGCACGTGCGTGCGGGTGGGAACGGCGCTGTTTGGAAAACGGCTGTATCCGGCACCATGAGCTACGTCGGGATGCGACGGATGGGTGCGTGGTGAGCGTGCGGGTACATCCAGAGGCGCGGAAGAATGCGGTGACGGGCGTGCATGCGGAGGCGGTGAAAA includes the following:
- a CDS encoding allantoinase — translated: MANLTLVYGMRLLPADEVVSVGEAPVALKNGNEAHVTMHVLEGSREQIEKQLRLSIDAFFDFYPEI
- the trxB gene encoding thioredoxin-disulfide reductase, which encodes MSEITTRDTVILGSGCSGLTAAIYAGRSNLKPLVLEGHEPGGQLSITTLVENFPGWPEGIQGPELIENMKKQATRFGAELRMAHLNSIDLSKHPYELTVGKEVIHTRTLIIASGASARWLNLPSEQALIGYGVSSCATCDGFFASGKEIAVIGGGDSAMEEALFLTRFASKVTLINRTERFRASQIMLERAMAHPQIKFISNTTVEEVLGVEEKDVKGLRLKNRVSGEESTLPVSFMFLGIGHIPNAHAFKGILDLDDDGYILTKDNVFVTHEGKVIPGVYACGDIQDRRYRQAITAAGSGCMAALEVEKYLEEHGR
- a CDS encoding peroxiredoxin — encoded protein: MSILIGDTAPDFTAQTTEGTLNFYDYIDGHWAVLFSHPKNFTPVCTTELGYTARLKPDFDARGVKVIGLSVDQLESHEPWGKDIEETQGTALNFPLIADTDRTIANLYGMIHPNASDTLTVRSVFVIGPDKKVKLSLNYPASTGRNFDEVLRVIDSLQLTAKHQVATPVNWKNGDDVIISGAVSDEAAHAKYPEGFKTIKPYLRTVAQPK
- a CDS encoding YggS family pyridoxal phosphate-dependent enzyme — protein: MTIEANLNQLRDQIALACRRANRSETEVALMAVSKVHPVEALLEAYAAGQRLFGENRVQEFQEKSASLGGQSDLEMHLIGPLQSNKTAKAAELFAAVDTVDSLKIAQRLDAAAKALGKKLPVLIEVKLSHEESKHGIAPEELTRLLAAMQGLEHVVPHGLMTVPPWSEDAEVARPYFQRLRELRDEAQRTCSTVVELSMGMSNDFAVAIEEGSTCVRVGTALFGKRLYPAP
- a CDS encoding DUF4870 domain-containing protein, which encodes MSDFSQGPQAVTPHASGLTDNVAGALAYVTIIPAIVFLVLEPYNRNAFIRFHAFQCLGLSVCAFVGSMIWIIPILGWIIGLLLMPVFFVAWVLCIVNAYQGKIFKLPFIGPFVENMAK
- a CDS encoding NAD(P)/FAD-dependent oxidoreductase, producing MTVVATALGGKVRKRVVILGGGFGGLHAAMGLRKLPVDVTLVDRRNHHTFQPLLYQVALAVLSPADIAQPIRSILSHQKNIEVLMDEATGFDLKQRLVLLKTGARLEYDYLVIATGSTHSYFGNDGWAKLAPGLKTVEDATEIRRRVLLAFELAERQMLETGSHPALNFVVIGGGPTGVELAGAISDIAKLYMARDFRHIDPSTAQVMILEGSPYILGSYPPDLQAKARGQLEALGVKLRTGAHVTDVQPGYVMVGDERIDAVVTLWAAGVQASPLGKLLGVETDKRGCVMVDEYLNPPEHPEIFICGDLAHVMQDGKQVPGVAQPAMQMGDYAAARIGRLIGLSHGSEGTGRNKGFRYFDKGDMATIGRKAAVANLRWPFKAHWSGFPAWAAWLVVHIFFLIGFQNRFSVFWSWAWTYVGEQDGVRLITGSQELPGWETKDDLSGNPPSRPLDLGSPKSN
- a CDS encoding IPT/TIG domain-containing protein, with protein sequence MLRGRRGRRSLAAALGLMAFALAGADGAEASSPRWITGPPYFTTVQTPVIWYVDQPAYFTDSGDLSASVNHAAADAMVAAAASVWNVPSARIVLQQGGELAEHVSGANVYLGSNGLVFPPDVQSTNYASVQIAVIYDSDGSVTDLLLGGGASNPNGCRQNAVTESVDSITPAGFIQHAVLILNGLCTGPDPEQQLQMQYQLERAFGRVLGLGWSQLNDNVFTGTPQPTFAQNLNWPIMHPIDVICGLYTYQCLQQPFKLRDDDVASITMLYPVTAGNVAAGKQLSTTRSSTLDGVILFPSLEGMAGVNVVLRRNALPQQVTDTWDDVSAVSGFDFQQIVGNPITPKPTSMAGSLGALTPVTSRGYLQDPEGYFIFPWIPLPSGETGQDILMHTEAINPLYTGEYSIGPYPASTVTPSGSSTAWRFNDITPGWSRFFQEIAQNTATTCSTPGDGTQTSPAAVPQGGWWTDLICGSNSNRWSFAHSAWTSLPIQANRSLTIEVTALDETGTATANKLRPVMGVWHATDATGSTPSVAAVVTAFNSVSTGMTTLAAQSSQADTFRIAISDERGVGRPDFSYQARILYADSVAPAISGAGAQVTITGVGFRSGNTVTIDGIAAKVTSWTSTTIVATVPFLKAVPVGTTVAVDVVVTDLSTQGTTVMSGAFQYVYTAPVYTLLLVSGPSGSLPITLPATEPFVVKVLDVDGVKPLTGVPVVFSATVGSVVWEACGTVVCTVVTDANGQASAPVTPSTVGAVTLQAAALGLTQSVSFQAVPLVRAVTMDPPLEYLAEGAIVSWSTTASFFQQGLAATGEAVVWTVPGSMTLSATQVFTDSQGSVQTMVSAGPLASGEQVAGSACAWGGVCGSFAAQGVDSSQFVVVLEGGAGQSVPATGSLLPLTIKVTNGVGDPVAGAALRIHQTVSQWTAPCPAQGRCPVAPTYEALTTAGTSDSNGMMTLTPLQISGAEVTDIVVTSGTQGFVSLSLQKHP